A single genomic interval of Lentimicrobium saccharophilum harbors:
- a CDS encoding purine-nucleoside phosphorylase: MIQFTEALNYLKSRGIKSPDTGIILGTGLGDLARHIEAEVIINYEDIPGFPVSTVETHHGRLICGLLSGKKVLAMQGRFHYYEGYSMQQIVLPVRIMKLLGVSAVLLSNAAGGINLKMTKGSLMLIDDHINLLPANPLTGPNHDGLGTRFPDMSRPYDPAINALFAKAAVEEGIELHTGVYAAVAGPNLETRAEYRFLRTIGADVVGMSTVPEVIACNHMKLPCAAVSVITDECDPDNLAPADIGDIIATAAKAEKLLTRLFKHVIGNL, from the coding sequence ATGATACAATTTACCGAAGCCCTTAACTATCTGAAATCACGGGGGATCAAAAGCCCGGATACCGGAATTATTCTCGGCACCGGGCTGGGTGATCTTGCCCGGCATATTGAGGCTGAAGTCATTATTAACTATGAAGACATTCCCGGCTTCCCCGTTTCTACAGTAGAAACGCACCATGGCCGCCTGATCTGCGGGTTGCTGAGCGGGAAAAAAGTCCTGGCGATGCAGGGACGTTTTCATTACTACGAAGGTTACAGCATGCAGCAGATCGTATTGCCCGTCAGGATCATGAAGCTGCTGGGGGTGTCGGCCGTGCTGCTATCGAATGCGGCGGGCGGGATCAATCTGAAAATGACAAAGGGGAGCCTGATGCTGATCGACGATCATATCAACCTGCTGCCGGCCAATCCGCTAACCGGCCCCAACCACGACGGACTGGGTACCCGGTTTCCCGATATGAGCCGGCCCTACGATCCCGCAATCAATGCTTTGTTTGCAAAAGCGGCTGTAGAAGAAGGCATTGAGTTGCACACCGGCGTTTATGCTGCCGTTGCCGGACCTAACCTCGAAACCAGGGCCGAATACCGCTTTCTTCGAACCATAGGCGCCGATGTGGTGGGCATGTCGACCGTACCGGAGGTGATCGCCTGCAACCACATGAAACTGCCCTGCGCAGCCGTAAGTGTGATTACTGATGAATGCGATCCTGACAACCTGGCCCCTGCCGACATCGGCGACATCATAGCAACCGCAGCCAAAGCTGAAAAGTTATTGACCCGCCTGTTTAAGCATGTGATTGGAAATTTATAA
- a CDS encoding sodium-dependent transporter, with translation MSTNTEAWGSRVGLVLAMAGNAVGFGNFLRFPVQAVQNGGGAFIIPYLVSFLVLGIPLLMIEWASGRFGGQFGHHSTPFIMGSMDKRWIWKYVGVFGIFSNIAIAAYYCYIESWTISYIFHSLFGTFNGMDQHEVAGFFSNYLDVTTSTTGIPYEALIFFVLCLALNTWILSRGLSGGVEKVAKIGVPMLIIFGIFLAYRGITLKAGHEGAINNGTVGLNFLWTPDYSSLANPKVWLAAAGQIFFTLSVGMGSIQCYASYLKKRDDIALNAMSAGWMNEFVEIVLGSAVIIPISIGYLGIDRVVELTGIGGLGLGFRTMPFLFEQWGPVLSAIAGVSFFGLLFFAGITSSLAMGTPGMGFLMDEFNWSRPKAAFAFGTVVLLLGLPTIFFFNEGVFDEYDYWAGTVSLVVFALLEAILFSWVFGLKKGWREITEGADIKIPLIYRFIIKYITPVVLILVFTGALIRPVNDDWSNLNPRKWEFHNESIIGQLQHKGVGPNKTWFAGAFYAEADGRVDSVFVLREKHYIRVSRLNPGGEPVSRDYRFNPEKHSLSLTPGDKIEAGTELYTGKVVNRVFFVDMARLLLVSLFLLISLLVYIAWRKRTKEGRVS, from the coding sequence ATGAGCACAAACACTGAAGCATGGGGGTCCAGGGTTGGGCTGGTATTGGCTATGGCAGGAAATGCCGTTGGATTTGGTAATTTTTTAAGGTTTCCGGTGCAGGCCGTGCAGAATGGAGGCGGGGCCTTTATCATCCCTTATCTGGTATCATTTCTGGTGCTGGGCATTCCACTGTTGATGATAGAATGGGCCTCCGGCAGGTTCGGCGGACAGTTTGGCCATCACTCCACCCCTTTTATCATGGGTTCGATGGATAAACGCTGGATATGGAAGTATGTGGGAGTCTTCGGTATTTTTTCGAACATTGCCATTGCCGCTTATTACTGCTACATCGAAAGCTGGACAATCTCCTACATCTTTCACTCCCTTTTCGGGACCTTCAACGGGATGGACCAGCATGAGGTAGCCGGATTTTTCAGCAATTATCTGGATGTAACCACTTCTACCACTGGCATACCTTATGAAGCCCTGATTTTTTTTGTGCTCTGTCTTGCCCTGAACACCTGGATACTTAGCCGCGGTTTGAGCGGTGGCGTGGAAAAGGTGGCCAAGATCGGGGTCCCAATGCTGATTATTTTCGGAATTTTTCTGGCCTACAGGGGCATCACCCTGAAGGCCGGACACGAAGGGGCGATCAACAATGGAACGGTAGGCCTTAATTTTTTATGGACGCCTGATTACTCCTCCCTGGCCAACCCCAAGGTGTGGCTGGCTGCTGCCGGACAGATTTTCTTTACCCTGTCGGTGGGCATGGGATCTATTCAGTGTTATGCCTCATACCTGAAAAAACGCGACGATATCGCACTTAACGCGATGTCGGCCGGCTGGATGAATGAATTTGTGGAAATAGTGCTGGGAAGCGCGGTGATTATCCCGATCTCCATCGGCTACCTGGGTATCGACAGGGTGGTGGAACTTACCGGAATCGGCGGGCTCGGGCTGGGTTTCCGTACCATGCCGTTTTTATTTGAGCAATGGGGGCCTGTTCTTTCTGCCATTGCCGGAGTAAGTTTTTTCGGACTCTTGTTTTTTGCCGGTATCACTTCCTCCCTGGCAATGGGTACGCCGGGTATGGGATTCCTGATGGATGAGTTTAACTGGTCGCGACCCAAGGCAGCGTTTGCTTTTGGCACCGTTGTACTTTTGCTGGGCTTGCCCACCATCTTCTTTTTCAATGAGGGGGTCTTCGATGAATACGACTATTGGGCCGGAACTGTATCGCTGGTCGTATTTGCTTTGCTCGAAGCCATCCTCTTCTCCTGGGTGTTTGGCCTGAAAAAAGGCTGGCGTGAAATCACCGAAGGAGCCGATATAAAGATTCCGCTGATATACAGGTTCATTATTAAATACATTACCCCGGTTGTGTTGATTCTTGTATTTACAGGCGCCCTTATCCGCCCTGTAAATGACGACTGGAGCAACCTTAACCCGCGGAAGTGGGAGTTCCATAACGAAAGCATAATCGGACAACTGCAGCATAAAGGCGTCGGGCCGAATAAAACGTGGTTTGCGGGTGCGTTTTATGCTGAAGCCGATGGCAGGGTCGATTCTGTATTCGTCCTGCGCGAAAAGCATTATATAAGAGTTTCCCGGCTCAACCCGGGTGGTGAGCCTGTATCGCGTGATTACAGATTTAATCCTGAAAAGCATAGTTTGTCCCTGACCCCGGGTGATAAAATTGAAGCAGGTACAGAACTTTATACCGGTAAAGTTGTAAACAGGGTATTTTTTGTTGATATGGCCAGGCTGCTGCTTGTTTCCTTATTTCTGCTGATATCGCTGCTTGTATATATCGCCTGGCGTAAACGAACCAAAGAAGGGAGGGTTTCCTGA
- a CDS encoding tetratricopeptide repeat protein encodes MKQGVLNIFLKFSRGKLLPALLALLPVLSPFRGVTQVLPGVENLVSRANELRNSNPDQAMQLATMAMNEARRVNHIPSIARVYRFTGVLNFMTGDLETAARQFDSAIILYEKVKDDKGIAASLNNLGVIYQERGDYSRAIDCFDESVRLKLDLGDTAGATSGMINTGTIYSYMGNNGKALQIFGDVLRIASENRDTARIIDVKINMGTVYINDKLPDKALEILLEAASLSKITMDNYSLAYCYNNIGGVYQNTRQDTKAVNYFSQALALRDDLGDVAGMATTLDNLGKMYTRLGEYDKALGYFFQALKNNQQLEDKRSTAICLNSIGELLMKKHDFHGAIGYFTKAVSIARDLALRQEIRVMYANTMLSYAALQEFDSAQVYLTNYNATADSSWYAAINAEKAMASQQETGQNQLISGKAGYYLLAGLLAFFAMMSILLFVRLRAFQKRAMNLISRQRRL; translated from the coding sequence ATGAAACAAGGGGTTTTAAATATTTTTCTGAAGTTTTCCCGCGGTAAATTATTGCCTGCCTTGCTTGCTTTGCTGCCTGTTTTAAGTCCTTTCAGGGGCGTTACGCAGGTGTTGCCCGGTGTTGAAAATCTTGTCAGCCGGGCAAATGAATTGCGTAACAGCAACCCGGATCAGGCCATGCAACTGGCAACAATGGCGATGAACGAGGCCCGGAGGGTAAACCATATTCCTTCAATTGCCAGGGTATACAGGTTCACCGGGGTGCTGAATTTTATGACCGGAGATCTGGAAACTGCAGCCCGGCAGTTTGATTCCGCCATTATTTTATACGAAAAGGTCAAAGACGACAAGGGAATTGCTGCCAGTCTCAATAACCTCGGGGTGATTTATCAGGAGAGGGGCGATTATTCCCGTGCAATTGACTGTTTTGATGAGTCGGTCCGCTTAAAGCTTGATTTGGGTGATACTGCAGGAGCAACCAGCGGAATGATCAACACGGGAACCATTTACAGTTATATGGGTAATAATGGTAAAGCTCTTCAGATTTTTGGTGATGTGCTGCGTATTGCATCTGAAAACCGCGATACAGCCAGGATTATTGATGTGAAAATCAATATGGGTACGGTCTATATTAATGATAAGTTGCCCGATAAAGCGCTGGAAATTTTACTGGAGGCGGCTTCCCTTTCGAAGATAACCATGGACAATTACAGCCTGGCTTATTGCTATAACAATATTGGAGGAGTTTACCAGAATACCCGTCAGGATACCAAGGCGGTCAATTACTTCAGTCAGGCGCTGGCCCTGCGTGATGATCTGGGAGATGTGGCCGGTATGGCTACCACCCTTGATAACCTGGGGAAAATGTACACAAGGCTCGGCGAATACGATAAAGCGCTCGGTTACTTTTTTCAGGCACTGAAAAACAACCAGCAGCTTGAAGATAAGCGGAGCACGGCGATCTGCCTTAATTCAATCGGTGAGTTGCTGATGAAGAAACATGACTTCCACGGAGCGATCGGATATTTTACAAAAGCCGTCTCCATTGCCCGTGACCTTGCCCTCAGGCAGGAAATCAGGGTGATGTATGCCAATACCATGCTGAGCTATGCGGCGCTGCAGGAGTTCGACAGTGCCCAGGTATATCTGACAAATTACAATGCAACAGCAGATTCGTCATGGTATGCCGCAATAAATGCAGAAAAAGCCATGGCATCGCAGCAAGAGACCGGTCAAAATCAGCTGATCAGTGGTAAAGCCGGTTATTATCTGCTGGCGGGATTGCTCGCATTTTTCGCGATGATGTCGATCCTGCTGTTCGTAAGGTTGAGGGCTTTTCAGAAACGGGCCATGAACCTGATCAGCAGGCAACGCAGGTTATAA
- a CDS encoding YbeD family protein: MPGHINEEFLKRLEDQLSRQGNWPAVYMFKFIITDSNRDYALLRRLFGDEARIFTRHSSGGKYISVTVKEMMLSPAEIVERYRKASVIEGIIAL; this comes from the coding sequence GTGCCCGGACATATTAACGAGGAATTTCTGAAACGGCTGGAAGACCAGCTATCCCGGCAGGGAAACTGGCCGGCGGTGTATATGTTTAAATTCATAATTACGGATTCAAACCGCGATTACGCATTGTTGCGCCGCCTGTTCGGCGATGAGGCGCGCATTTTTACCCGCCATTCCTCAGGTGGGAAGTATATCTCGGTAACAGTAAAGGAAATGATGCTCAGCCCCGCCGAAATCGTGGAAAGATACCGGAAGGCTTCGGTGATTGAGGGGATAATTGCCTTATAA
- the rny gene encoding ribonuclease Y yields the protein MDTLMIILAVVAGIVAGGLVTSTLLRKAIEKKSEHLLKDAEEKAEMVKKDKILQAKEKFLQMKTDYENTYQEKNKEILKNENRLKQKEATLSQKFEELQRKQKEVTTIKDNLTSQLELLNKKQADLDKAVKQQVEQLEAISGMSAEEAKAQMIEALKDEAKSEAMVHIKDIVEEAKLTANTEAKKIVIETIQRTAAEHAIENSVSVFNIESEEIKGRIIGREGRNIRTLEALTGIEIVIDDSPDAIILSGFDPVRREIARLSLHKLVTDGRIHPARIEEVVAKTRKQIEQEIVETGKRTAIDLGIHGLHPELIRMIGKMKYRSSYGQNLLQHSKEVANLCATMAAELGLSPKKAKRAGLLHDIGKVPDNEPELPHAILGMKLAERYKEPADICNAIGAHHDEVEMESLIAPIVQVCDAISGARPGARREVVEAYIQRLNHLEELALSYPGVVKTYAIQAGRELRVIVGADKVSDDEANKISYDLSKKIQDEMTYPGQIKITVIRETRAISFAK from the coding sequence ATGGATACACTGATGATTATTCTGGCCGTTGTTGCCGGAATTGTAGCAGGCGGGCTGGTAACCAGCACGCTACTGCGGAAGGCCATCGAAAAAAAGAGCGAACACCTTCTGAAAGACGCCGAAGAAAAGGCTGAAATGGTCAAAAAGGATAAAATCCTTCAGGCCAAGGAGAAGTTCCTCCAGATGAAAACCGATTACGAAAACACTTACCAGGAAAAAAACAAAGAAATACTCAAGAATGAAAACAGGCTGAAACAAAAAGAAGCCACCCTGTCACAAAAATTTGAAGAATTACAACGCAAACAAAAAGAAGTAACCACCATTAAAGACAACCTGACTTCGCAGCTTGAGCTGCTGAACAAGAAGCAGGCAGATCTTGACAAAGCTGTGAAACAGCAGGTTGAACAGCTCGAAGCTATATCGGGCATGTCGGCGGAAGAGGCAAAAGCACAAATGATTGAGGCGCTCAAGGACGAGGCCAAATCCGAAGCCATGGTCCATATCAAGGACATTGTGGAGGAAGCAAAGCTTACTGCCAATACCGAAGCCAAGAAAATCGTTATCGAAACCATACAGCGTACGGCTGCCGAGCACGCCATTGAAAACAGCGTTTCGGTCTTCAACATCGAAAGTGAAGAGATCAAGGGGCGCATCATCGGCCGCGAAGGGCGCAACATCCGCACCCTTGAAGCCCTTACCGGAATTGAGATCGTGATTGACGACTCCCCCGACGCCATTATCCTTTCGGGGTTCGACCCCGTACGCCGAGAAATCGCCCGCCTGTCACTGCACAAACTGGTGACCGACGGCCGCATACACCCGGCCCGCATCGAAGAAGTGGTTGCCAAAACCCGCAAACAAATCGAACAGGAAATTGTGGAAACCGGCAAACGTACCGCCATCGACCTTGGCATCCACGGCCTGCATCCCGAGCTCATCCGTATGATCGGTAAAATGAAATACCGTTCCTCTTACGGGCAGAACCTGCTGCAGCATTCCAAGGAGGTCGCCAACCTTTGCGCCACCATGGCTGCTGAACTTGGTCTCAGTCCTAAAAAGGCCAAACGTGCAGGACTGCTTCACGATATCGGAAAAGTGCCCGACAATGAACCGGAACTGCCGCATGCAATCCTTGGCATGAAGCTGGCCGAACGCTACAAGGAGCCCGCCGACATCTGCAATGCCATCGGCGCCCACCATGATGAAGTGGAGATGGAAAGCCTGATTGCACCCATCGTGCAGGTTTGCGACGCCATTTCGGGCGCACGCCCAGGTGCAAGGCGCGAAGTAGTGGAAGCGTATATTCAAAGGCTCAATCACCTCGAAGAGCTGGCCCTCTCCTACCCCGGCGTGGTAAAAACATACGCCATACAGGCAGGCCGCGAACTCAGGGTAATTGTGGGTGCCGACAAGGTCAGCGACGACGAGGCAAACAAAATTTCGTACGACCTCTCTAAGAAAATCCAGGACGAAATGACCTACCCCGGACAGATTAAAATTACCGTAATCCGCGAGACCAGAGCGATCAGTTTTGCAAAATAA
- a CDS encoding DUF58 domain-containing protein gives MPVTIDQSGFEDLSPLELLARQVVEGFITGLHKSPFHGFSVEFAEHRLYNQGESVKHIDWKLYGRTDRMYVKKYEEETNLRCQIVIDGSSSMYYPLKDKPSPEDPDKMTFSVYSAAAIMYLLRRQRDASGLSIFNDEVVLHTGAHSSQVHQKRLYKELEHLLDAPENKSGKSTSAASALHQIAENIHKRSLVVIFSDMLDSDASRDELFPALQHLRHNKHEVILFHVADKKHEIDFAFDNKPYRFIDMETGEEVKICPNEVRAGYREQMNNFKSELYLRCAQYHIDLVEADINLGYKQVLLPYLLKRVKMH, from the coding sequence ATGCCCGTTACGATTGATCAGTCTGGTTTTGAAGACCTGAGTCCGCTTGAGCTGCTGGCGCGCCAGGTGGTGGAAGGGTTTATTACAGGCCTGCACAAGAGCCCGTTTCATGGTTTTTCGGTTGAATTTGCCGAACACCGGCTTTATAATCAGGGAGAATCGGTGAAGCACATCGATTGGAAATTATACGGCCGTACCGACCGTATGTATGTCAAAAAGTACGAGGAAGAAACCAACCTGCGCTGCCAGATCGTGATAGACGGTTCTTCATCCATGTACTATCCGCTTAAGGACAAACCTTCCCCTGAGGATCCGGATAAGATGACTTTTTCTGTCTATTCGGCGGCTGCCATTATGTATCTGCTCCGGCGTCAGCGTGATGCCTCGGGATTGAGTATTTTTAATGACGAAGTGGTGCTTCATACCGGTGCGCATTCGAGCCAGGTTCATCAAAAAAGGCTGTATAAAGAACTGGAACACCTGCTGGATGCCCCGGAGAATAAGTCGGGTAAATCAACTTCAGCCGCCAGCGCCCTGCACCAGATTGCCGAAAACATTCATAAGCGGTCGCTGGTGGTGATTTTCAGTGATATGCTCGACAGCGACGCTTCGCGCGATGAGTTGTTCCCGGCCCTTCAGCACCTCAGACACAACAAGCACGAGGTAATCCTGTTTCATGTGGCTGATAAGAAGCATGAGATTGACTTCGCCTTCGACAACAAACCGTATCGTTTCATCGATATGGAGACCGGCGAAGAGGTAAAAATCTGCCCCAACGAGGTCAGGGCCGGTTACCGTGAGCAGATGAATAACTTTAAATCAGAACTTTATCTTCGTTGTGCGCAGTACCACATTGACCTGGTGGAAGCCGATATCAACCTGGGTTACAAACAGGTGCTGCTGCCCTATCTGCTGAAACGCGTGAAAATGCACTGA
- the trxA gene encoding thioredoxin gives MAIELTDANFEELVLKSDKPAIVDLWAEWCGPCRMVGPLVEEMSKEYDGRAVIGKLDVDSNPGTTAKYGIRNIPTILFFKNGEVADKQVGAVPKSVLVAKLEKLL, from the coding sequence ATGGCAATTGAATTAACCGATGCTAATTTTGAAGAACTTGTACTGAAGTCAGACAAACCGGCCATCGTCGATCTCTGGGCTGAGTGGTGCGGACCCTGTCGGATGGTTGGACCCCTCGTTGAAGAAATGAGCAAGGAATATGACGGCCGGGCAGTGATCGGTAAGCTGGATGTTGACAGCAATCCGGGAACCACCGCTAAATACGGTATCCGTAATATTCCCACCATCCTCTTTTTCAAAAACGGAGAAGTGGCCGACAAACAGGTAGGGGCAGTGCCCAAGTCGGTGTTGGTTGCCAAGCTCGAAAAGCTTCTGTAA
- a CDS encoding DUF2851 family protein, protein MKEEFLHYIWKYRLYNKPLRTIENEYVEVISPGIHNHNAGPDFSDARLRIGEAMWAGNVEIHVNSSDWYRHGHQHDPAYENVVLHVVYHHDDKPSESRFPVLQLKEFFDLSLYSNYQQFINSKLWVPCINQLNEVPAHETYLWLERMLVERLEHKAELIQGFLKLGNNDWEEAFYHTLARSFGFSVNALPFEMMARSLPYRVIARHLDQPMQVEALVFGQAGLLSHDLRDPWPQELFNEYSFLRQKYHLVPIAPHLWRFMRLRPVNFPTIRLAQFSALLCTGGGLLSRALECKTTDELTVHFSGVSASAYWDNHFIFDRLTPGRKKHLGKDAVSLLLINSVLPFLFVYGRSIDNDSLCNRALEFFSRLNGEKNTQISRWKAAGMDVSSAFNTQALIGMKSDYCDKKRCLDCRIGNYLLKITVGER, encoded by the coding sequence ATGAAAGAGGAATTCCTGCATTATATCTGGAAGTACAGGCTATACAATAAGCCGTTAAGAACAATTGAAAATGAGTATGTTGAAGTGATTTCTCCGGGTATCCACAATCATAACGCCGGGCCTGATTTTTCCGATGCCCGGCTCAGGATCGGTGAGGCCATGTGGGCCGGCAATGTCGAAATACATGTAAACAGTTCCGACTGGTACCGCCATGGCCATCAGCATGATCCGGCCTATGAGAATGTGGTGTTGCACGTGGTTTATCATCATGATGATAAACCTTCTGAAAGCCGGTTTCCGGTTCTGCAGCTGAAGGAGTTTTTCGATTTGTCGTTGTATTCAAACTATCAGCAGTTTATAAATTCGAAGCTTTGGGTGCCTTGCATCAACCAGTTGAATGAGGTGCCTGCACATGAAACATATCTCTGGCTGGAGCGAATGCTGGTTGAAAGGCTTGAGCACAAAGCTGAGTTGATTCAGGGTTTTCTCAAGCTGGGGAACAACGATTGGGAGGAGGCCTTTTATCATACCCTCGCCCGCAGTTTCGGTTTCAGTGTGAACGCCCTGCCTTTCGAGATGATGGCCAGGTCGCTGCCGTATCGCGTAATCGCCAGGCATCTGGATCAGCCCATGCAGGTGGAAGCGCTGGTATTCGGTCAGGCCGGACTGCTCTCGCACGACCTGAGAGATCCCTGGCCGCAGGAGTTGTTCAATGAGTATTCCTTTTTGCGCCAAAAGTATCATCTGGTGCCAATTGCACCGCATCTCTGGCGCTTTATGCGGCTAAGACCCGTGAACTTTCCAACCATTCGCCTGGCCCAGTTCTCAGCCCTGCTCTGTACCGGCGGCGGATTGCTTTCGCGCGCACTGGAGTGCAAAACCACCGATGAACTGACCGTGCACTTTTCCGGTGTCAGCGCCTCTGCATATTGGGACAACCACTTTATTTTCGACCGGTTAACGCCCGGCCGGAAGAAACACCTCGGAAAGGATGCGGTGAGTTTACTTTTGATCAATTCCGTGCTGCCATTTCTCTTTGTTTATGGCCGTTCCATCGACAACGATAGCCTGTGTAACAGGGCTTTGGAATTTTTCAGCCGGCTAAACGGTGAGAAAAATACACAGATCAGCCGCTGGAAAGCCGCCGGCATGGATGTATCCAGCGCCTTCAATACCCAGGCCCTGATCGGTATGAAATCGGATTATTGTGATAAAAAGCGATGCCTCGATTGCCGGATAGGTAATTACCTGCTTAAAATAACAGTTGGCGAAAGATGA
- a CDS encoding ComEA family DNA-binding protein — MNNRLKEYFHFGKSERNAILIVILLVVILVLVPRIYIKYRTPEPFSDGSFAAEIDAFLKQEASVAQADQHSFDFTRPDRSALRDRFHPFDFDPNTLDQAGWVRLGFTEKQAGSILKFREKGGRFFKKEDLRKLYAVNDEIYALLEPFVRIESASSPAPGSENQPERSYPLNRFADEHTELNSSDSAGLVKVRGIGPAFARRIIRYREKLGGYSDARQLLEVYGMDSIRFSQISKGVFADASLIRKVNINTATMDELRAHPYIDYYIAKAIIDKRIRKGSYASPDELLEIPLIYEDLYIKLRPYLTVN, encoded by the coding sequence GTGAATAACCGGCTGAAAGAGTATTTTCATTTTGGCAAATCGGAACGCAATGCCATTCTGATCGTGATTCTGCTGGTTGTTATCCTGGTGCTTGTGCCTCGCATTTACATTAAGTACAGAACGCCCGAGCCGTTTAGCGATGGCTCATTTGCGGCCGAAATTGATGCTTTCCTGAAACAGGAAGCATCGGTGGCGCAGGCGGATCAGCACAGTTTTGATTTTACACGACCCGACAGGTCTGCATTAAGGGACAGGTTCCATCCTTTTGATTTTGACCCTAATACTTTGGATCAGGCAGGCTGGGTCAGGCTCGGATTCACTGAAAAACAGGCCGGTAGCATTCTGAAGTTCAGGGAGAAGGGCGGGAGGTTCTTCAAAAAGGAAGACCTGCGGAAACTTTATGCTGTCAATGATGAGATTTATGCTCTTCTGGAACCTTTTGTCAGGATTGAATCTGCCAGTTCTCCGGCTCCCGGGAGTGAAAATCAGCCGGAACGTTCTTATCCGTTAAACCGGTTTGCAGATGAGCACACAGAACTGAACAGCTCCGATTCGGCGGGCCTGGTAAAGGTCAGGGGAATAGGCCCGGCTTTTGCACGCAGGATCATCCGTTACCGCGAGAAGCTGGGAGGTTATTCCGATGCCCGGCAGTTGCTCGAAGTATATGGCATGGACAGTATAAGGTTCAGTCAGATCAGCAAAGGCGTTTTTGCCGATGCCTCGCTCATCAGAAAAGTAAATATCAATACGGCAACCATGGACGAACTGCGGGCCCATCCATACATTGACTATTACATTGCAAAAGCCATCATAGATAAACGGATACGAAAAGGAAGTTATGCTTCCCCTGATGAATTGCTCGAAATTCCGCTGATATACGAGGACCTTTATATTAAACTCAGACCATATCTGACTGTGAACTGA
- a CDS encoding cell division protein ZapA: MDELSITVVIADRPYKLTIQREEEEAVRNAARLIDEQMKKYASYFQYKDKQDLLAMVALQYATSTVELENQLRYRDNELLDKLAEIDRVLTND, from the coding sequence ATGGATGAACTATCGATAACTGTAGTAATTGCTGACCGGCCCTATAAACTGACGATACAGAGGGAAGAAGAGGAAGCGGTCCGCAATGCAGCCAGGTTGATCGATGAACAAATGAAAAAATATGCAAGTTACTTTCAATATAAAGACAAACAGGATCTGTTGGCGATGGTTGCCCTTCAATATGCAACCAGTACCGTTGAACTGGAGAACCAGTTAAGGTATCGCGACAATGAGCTGCTTGACAAACTTGCTGAAATTGACAGGGTTTTAACAAATGATTGA